The segment TTGGTGACAGGTCGTAGAGTACTCTGGCAACAGATGGTATCTCGCCGGAGATCCTTGTCTCGATCTTTTTAAGAGTTTCCCATGGAAGCTCAAGTGCTTCTGCGGTCATGCCATCTCTTGAGCCTACTGCACGAACTGCGACTATCCAGCCGTGTACCCTGACATCACCTTTGACACCGGTTCCCTTGCCGATAACTGCGGCGAAGGTCTGCCATGGCTTGAACTGCTCAAGCAGTTCTTCCTCAACGATAGCATTTGCCTCACGAACCACATCCACTTTCTCCTCGGTAACCTCTCCGATTATCCTTACAGAAAGTCCCGGTCCGGGGAATGGCATTCTCTCGCAGATCTCTTCAGGCAATCCAAGTTCCCATGCAACCTCGCGTACTTCATCCTTATACAGGTCATCTATAGGTTCGATTATCTCCTTGAAATCGATACGATCGGGCAGTCCTCCTACGTTGTGGTGGGATTTGATACCGCCTTCTGATTCGATCTTGTCCGGATAGATGGTTCCCTGAATAAGATATTCTGCTTCGAGCTCACGTGCTTCTTCTTCAAAAATACGGATGAATGTCTCACCGACGATCTTCCTTTTTTCCTCAGGGTCCTTTACTCCAACCAGTGCTTCGAGGAAACGGTCCTTGGCATGTATCACCTGAAGGTTCATGTCTGAAAATATCTTCTCGATGACTTCGGTCTCACCTTTTCTCATAAGTCCTGTGTCAATGTAGATCGGGAAGAACATGTCCCCAAGGGCACGGTTTGCAAGAACCGCACAGACCGAGCTGTCGACTCCGCCGGAAAGGCCTACGATAGTTTTTCCTTTGGCTTTTTCTTTTATCCTGTCTATGGCTTTAGGTATGAATTTTTCGACTTTTACCATGAAAATGAACTCCGGTTATGATGTGATGATAATCAATTAGTTAATATTGGTGGATTTCTTAAATAATGCTGTGCTTAATATGTTTGTTGGTTTTAATAGTATCGATGTTAGATTAGAATCTATTCAATATTTTGTTTTTGTAGAAATCCCCTATATTTAAGAGACAAATCTGATTGTGATTCTTTTAAACTTGTCCATCGATATTGACATAAAATTACTTTTTTTGGTAGGGAAATTGATTTTAATAGTTTTCTACAAACCAAAACGTATATTGCTAAATCATGTCTCGGAGCTACAATGATTCAAGATATATTGATTCCTTTCCTGCTGGTCGGGCTTGCTGAACTCGGCGATAAGACACAGCTTGCAGTGCTGCTTCTTTCTACAAAAACAAAAAAATATACATCACTGCTTTTGGGCATTATGCTGGCATTCTTCTTTACTACCGGGATTGCCATACTTTTTGGAAATTATATTGCCCAGAAAATTCCTGTGGATTATGTACGCATAGGCGCCGGATCATTGTTCATTTTGTTTGGTCTGCTTACCCTCTACAAAAGGGGCCAAACTGAAGAAGGGGATTCCAATGAACTTAAAGGTCCTTTCCTGTCAGGATTCTGGTTAATCCTCATTGCAGAGATGGGGGATAAAACACAGCTTGCTGCAGCCCTTTTTGCCACCCAGTACAACCCTTATCTGGTATTTGTCGGGGTGATGCTGGCTTTGTTCACAATGTCTGTTATGGCTGTGTATCTTGGGAAGATCATAATGGAAAGAGTGGATAAAAATATCATATCCACGATTGCAGGAATCCTGTTCATTGTGATAGGCGGTTCATTCTTCCTTTAAATTTGGGCTTTGCCTGAATCAGTTATGTAGAAAGTAGGTTTTCGACAGAGCTAATATTTTAGCCTTATGTAAACTCCTGGATCGGCATTTTATAATTTTTACTGTTGTGGTATGTGCATCACTTTCACCCCGCATGGTCTGCTCTTAAATATCTGTAGCCTCTTTAGTAGAATAAACATTAGATGATCATCGGTATTCACATGCACAGGACACTCCAGAAATATTTCGGTTATAGCGAATTCCGCCCCCTGCAGGAGGATATCATCAGTGATGTCCTTAACAAAAAGGACACATTCGTACTGATGCCCACCGGGGGCGGGAAGTCTATTTGTTATCAGATCCCGGCGCTGATGATGGATGGTCTTGCGATCGTAGTTTCTCCTTTGATATCCCTCATGAAGGATCAGGTAGATGGTCTGGTCAGCAACGGTATATCTGCAGCTTATCTTAACAGCACATTGAGCCATCGCGAGGTTCAGGAGACCACACGTGCTATTCTGGATGGCAACCTGAAGATCCTTTATGTTGCACCTGAAAGACTTTGCATGAAGAGTACACTGGACCTTCTCAGCTATGTCAATGTCAGTTTGTTCGCTATTGATGAGGCACATTGCATTTCTCAATGGGGTCACGACTTCAGACCCGAATACCACCGTCTGGGATTCCTGAAAGAGAAATTCCCTGATGTTCCTGTCATCGGGTTGACAGCTACTGCCACTCCAAAGGTCAAAGATGATACTATCAAGCTTCTGAAATTAAAGTCTCCTTCTGTTTATGTGGCGAGTTTCAACCGAAGTAATCTTACCTATGATATAAGGCCGAAAAAGGATTCATACGGCGATCTGGTTAAATATATTCAGGGGCAGGCCGGTAATTCCGGTATCATATACTGCAACAGCCGAAAGAGTGTGGAATCCATCTCCAAAAAGCTCAACAATAAAGGTTTTCACACGTTGCCCTATCATGCAGGTCTGTCTGATTCAAAAAGACATGAACATCAGGAACGTTTCATAAGGGATGATGTTGACATCATTGTGGCAACAGTTGCATTTGGAATGGGTATTGACAAACCGAATGTGAGATTTGTTATTCATTATGATCTTCCCAAGAACATTGAAGGCTATTATCAGGAAACTGGCAGGGGGGGCCGTGATGGTCTTGAATGTGAGTGCATCCTGTATTTCAGCCGTGGGGATTGGTACAAGATTAAGTACTTCATCGATCAGATGTCAAAAAAGTCAGAACGTGATATTGCAACTGTAAAGCTTCGGGACATGATCGATTATTGTGAAAGTACGACATGCCGCAGGAAGGTGCTACTGAGCTATTTCGGGGAGGAACTGGAGTCTGATTATTGTGGCGGATGCGATGTCTGCCTTAAGCCTCGTGATACTTTTGATGCTTCGGATGCTGCAAGAACACTGTTATCCTGTGTGGATGAGGTCAATGAACGTTTCGGGATGACTCACATAGTGGACATTATATCTGGTTCCATGGCAAAAAAGATCAAAAGTTACAAGCATGACAGGCTTAAAAGTCATGGCACTGGTGACGGGTACAGCAAATCTGAGTGGCTTGATATGGCAAGAGAGATGGTTCGTCTTGGTTATCTTGACGTGAAAGGTGCACGATACCCTCTCTTAAGCCTGAACAAAAAAAGCCGGGAAATACTTGCAGGAGGTGAGGTTTACCTGACGCGTTCCTCTGGTGCGGTTAGTGTGAAGTCCAGTAGATCTAAAAGCACTACTCCAAAGGTTTCTGTCTCAAAGAACGTTACTCCAAAGACCCCTGCTTCAAAGACTACTGCCTCGAAGACAACGAATTCAAAGGGTGCTACCTCAAAGAGATCTCCTGCTCCTAAAAAACCAAAGAGGGTTCCAACGCCGATATCCCGGCCTGACAAAAAACTGTTTGATAGGCTTAAGATATTACGGAAAAAACTGGCAGTGGATGAAGATGTTCCGCCTTACATCATCTTTGCGGATACCAGCCTTCGGCAGATGGCGGTAAAATATCCTATAAGGAATGAGGAATTCCTGGACATTACTGGTGTGGGTGAGTTCAAATTGAAAAAGTACGGGCCTGTCTTCATGGAAGAGATTGCCCGATACTTAAAAGGATCTAAGTGACCATTTCTCAAAAAAAGAAACTTAACGTTAGCTGGAATATAAGGTCTCCGTATATCACCGCCGCTATGAATCCTGCAGTTATGGGTATCATGAATGGTAGGCCGGGTGTGACCCATACTCTCTCACCAATAAGACCTTTTTCTGCATACATTTCCATTTTTGATATCGTATCCTCATCAAGTTTTGTACCATATTTGGTAAATTTATTCTTTATCTCATCATTGCCTTCTTCAAAGGTTTCCATCAGTCTTATATGAGGTTTATCAAGTTTTGATACCGGACATCTGTATCCGACGAACATGTAATGTGGTTTCTTCAGTGTCTCTTTCAATGAAGGCTGACTAAGATTGTAAAGGAACAATCCGATTGGTACTATTATTGTCAGTATGACTGAATTGCCAAAGACACTAAATGTGAAAAGGTTAAGCGGTGGAATCCCGTAAATTGGCAATTGTCTGCCGAATAGTTCCATTGCGGGATATATTGGCAATATAAGGGAAATAACCATCAGGACCTTTGCATCTGCGCCTCCAAAGGCATTCATGTAGAATAATATATAGACGAATGTAAAGATCAGTATGAATGAAATGGCTGTCCATTTTATGTAAGGTATGCCGTATCTGAAAGCATCATATGCCATGAAGATGGCACCTGCTCCTAGCATCTTGGGCCAGAGGCTGTTTGTCACTCTTCGTGTCTTGATGTCGGAGTAGCAGGCATATATAAGGAAGGGAGTGCAGACAAGCACCTTAAGTAGTTCGATCATTCACATTTTCTCCCATTTCTTAAGTTTAAGAACTTCGGAAAGCGTGCTTCCACGTTTTATCTCCTCGTACAGACGTTTCTCGTTCTTCTCAACCTCTTTTGCACGCCTTGCTATTTCATAAGCGCGTTCCTTTTCGATCACAACAACTCCGTTGTCATCACCTACGATGTAATCTCCGGGGTTGACAACCTGTGATCCGCAATTGATGGTGGCATTGATCTCGCCGAAACCTTTCGGATCACCTGCATTGGGGACGTTGGCGGTTGCAAATACGGGCAGTCCTATCCTTCTTATCTCATCAATATCCCTTACAGCACCATCAATGACTATGCCTGCAATTCCCTTGTTCAGGCAACTGAGTGTGGCAAGCCCGCCCCATGGTGCAATGTGTGGACTTCCGTTGTAGATCACAATGACATCTCCCTCTCCGGCGACTTCGATGGCCTCAACACTTTTTGCCCAGTCCCCTTCAAAGGTCTGTACTGTGACAGCTGTGCCGACCATCTTTTTGTCGGTTACCATGGAATGGATGTTCTTCATCGCACCTTTTCGATGCATGGCATCTGAGATATTTGGTGTGGAAACCTCTGATAGTAACTTTCTGGTCTCCTGTTCCAACGTCTGGCGTTCAAATTCAGGGATCTCAATGGCATCAACACTTTCACGTATCTTTTTTGCAGACGCTGTCACATCATCTGATTGTGTGATGTTCCCTCCGACAATGACAATACTGGCACCTGCTTTGACTGCCTGTGCAGATGTGTTGGCATCAAGTCCGCCTGCAGCTGCGACTGGTATGTTCACTCCCTGTATGATCCTTTCGAGCAAGGGGGTGGGGTCCTTTCCGGTCATCTGCTGGTCTATCCCTGCATGCATGTTGATATAGTCAATTCCCATCTTTTCCAGCTCTTGCGCCCTGGTGACCGGGTCTTCTACGATGATCAGGTCAGCCATAAGCTTGACACCGTATTTTCGTGCAGATCTGACTGCATCCTTTACCGTGGAATCATCTGCATTGCCGAGCAACATTACAATGTCGGCACCGGCTTTGGCAGCCATCTCCACTTCAAATGCACCTGTATCTGCAATTTTCATATCCGCAAGGATGGCGTGATCAGGGAATTCCTTCTTGAGCTGCCGGACAGCATTCATCCCTTCGCTTTTGATAAGTGGAGTTCCTGCTTCGATCCAGTTCGCGCCTCCCTGGATCGCTTCTCTTGCGATCTGTATGGCCCGGTCGATCTCCAGCAGGTCAAGTGCTACCTGAATTATTGTATTAATATGATCACCCATTTGGAGTTTAATAACGTAGTATACCTGAATAAGTATAAATCTAACCGGGTATATGGTTATAATACTTAAAAATTGATGGTATTTTTTCCTCAATTGTGGGTCTGTTGAGTATGGTGGATGATCAGCTAATAACCAAAAATCAGCGTGCAAAGCTTTTAGCCCGACTTCACAGGCACTTGTTCTGGTGTGGTGAGCGAATACCTGATGAGGTTGAGATCGAAGGTAAAATGATACCACTACATGAGATCATATGGAAGCTTATCAATAAACCGAAGCTGACCGGGGAAGATAGGGTGTACATTGATCACTTTATCGTTGCTCTCAGGAAAAAAGCAAGGTCTTGTGAAAATTATCTTGAGAAAACTGATCTGACCCTTGAACAGGCCAAAGACGTTTTTGACAAGACTGCCGGACTTCTGCGTGCCATAATGGACCTTAAGGATATTGAAGAGCTTTCCGGTCCTGAACGCATGAAAAAGTATCAGGAAGAAGCTGAAAAGTGTAAACTTAAGGATGCAAAGAGCTGGATGAACTTCATAGCTGAACTTGAAGGCTGATCCTTCAGCGTTCTCTTGTATTTTTCATATCTTTTTATATTCTCTTTTTTCATAGGCAAATATTATATTTCATGCAATTCTTTTCTCTACGAATGACATTCAAAGACCTTCATATCATTTCGATGAAATCCTTTTCCCGGGATATGATCGATCATATACTTGATACTGCTGAAAAGCTTGAACCAATAGCAAGCAGCAAATCGAAGTCCGATCTGCTGAAAGGTAAAGTGTTGGCTGTCATGTTCTTTGAACCCAGTACCAGGACACGCATGTCCTTTGAGACCGCAATGATGCGTCTTGGGGGGGATGTTCTAAGCCTTGGTTCTGTTGATGCAAGTTCTATTGCAAAAGGGGAGACACTTGCTGATACCATTCGTGTTGTTGAAGGTTATTCCAATGCAATTGTGTTGCGTCATAACAAAGAGGGTGCTGCCCAGCTTGCTTCGGAGTTCTCTTCGGTTCCTATTATCAATGCAGGCGATGGGGCAGGTCATCATCCTACGCAGACATTCCTTGATCTTTACACCATAAGGCGGGAAAGTCATCTTGATGGGCTTAAGATAGCTCTTGCAGGTGATCTGAAATATGGCCGGACAGTGCATTCGTTATGTTATGCTCTTTCTCTTTATGGGGCCGAGATCACACTTGTATCTCCGAAAGAGTTGCGTATGCCTGCTGAGATAATAGATGACCTTAAAAGTCACAACATAAAGGTCAGGGAAACCGATTCTATCGAAGAGGCCATCAGTGATGTAGACGTACTTTATGCTACAAGAATACAGAAGGAACGTTTCCCTGATCCTGCTGAGTATCGTAAAGTTGCTAATAGTCTTCAGATAACTCCTGAGCTTCTGGAAAAAGCAAAACCGGAGCTTAAGGTCATGCATCCTCTGCCAAGGACAAATGAGATCGATCCGAGGGTTGATGGTACGCCCCATGCCTGCTACTTCAGGCAGTCTTTCTACGGTGTCCCGGTAAGGATGGCATTACTTGCACTTGTCATGGGGGCATTGAAATGAGTATGGAAGAAACTCCCATCCCGGAGATCCGGGTACATCCGATAAGAAATGGAACTGTCATCGATCACATTACTGCAGGGCAGGCACTGAATGTTCTGAACATCCTTAATATTCCCAACCCCTCTTCAGGTGTTGTAAGCATAATTATCAATGCTCCGAGTGTTCATGGGATCAAAGATGTTGTTAAGATCGAAGGCAGAGAGCTGAATGTAGAAGAGGTTGACAGGATATCCCTGATCGCACCGAAAGCTACGATCAATATTATCAGGAATTTTGAAGTATCAGGGAAAACACATGTGCACATTCCGGAAAAGGTGAGTGGTGTGGTAAAATGCATAAATCCAAATTGTATTTCCAACAGTAACGAACCTGTCACATCTAGGTTTACTGTTAAGCCGGATGGACGAAAGATAACTCTCCGTTGTTCTTATTGTGAAAGAACAATTTCAGAAGATATCGGGAATCACCTTCTCTGATCCTTCCCGAATTCTTTTCATTCAAACCTTTGTATTATTTTTAAAAATTAGAGCTCATATAGAATTCTCTATTAAATTATCAATGAGTTCTATATGAAAAATTAATTAAGCTTAAAAAAAGAGTTAGATGCCCAGGATATCATCCATTGTATAGATGCCTGGTTCTGCGTTTGCTATCCAGATAGCTGACTTCACAGCTCCTGATGCAAATGCATTTCTTGAGTGAGCCTGGTGTTTGATCTCTATGCGCTCACTACCACCGGCGAAGAGGACTGTGTGATCGCCTACGATATCTCCACCGCGTACTGCGTGGATGCCGATTTCTTTCTCCCTTGGGGCGAGACCTTCTCTTCCGTATACGAAGTCCTTTCCGCCCAGTGTTTCACTGATCACTTCAGCAGCTCTCATTGCGGTGCCGCTGGGTGCATCCTTTTTCTGGTTGTGGTGAGCTTCGATGACCTCTATGTCATAATCGGAAAGGTATTTTGCAGTTTCCTGTAGTATCTTGAAAAAGACATTAACGCCCATGGAGTAATTTGGCGAGATTATGCCTGTAGTATTGTTCCTGTTAATTGCGTCCTCGATAATTGAACGCTGCTCCGGGCTGAAACCGGTAGTTCCAATTACAAGGTCAACGCCTGCATCTGCTACAATTGGTGCGTTCACAACTGTTGCAGCTGCAATTGTAAAGTCTATTACTACATCCGTTTTTGACTCTTTGAGAACGATTGCCATATCAGCAACATCGGAGACCTCAACATCAAGCTTTCCTAACTGTGCAACCTCTCCTACATCCTTGCCAATGTTCACAAGGTCGAAGGCAGCAGAAAGCTGGATCCCATCCATCTCGATTATGTTCTCGATAAGGAGTTTCCCCATTCTTCCTGAAGCGCCGGTAACTGCTGCGTTGATCATCAGATACACCCAAGTCCTTTCAGGCAACTGATCAGGGTCTGTTCATTCTCACTGCTGATAGGTGCAAGAGGCAATCTCAGATGACCTGCATTAAGTCCTATTAGCTCCACTGCACGCTTGACAGGGACTGGATTTGTTTCCGTGAACAATGCACGGATAAGTGGTGCTATCTCGTAGTGGATCTGTCTTGCTGTTCTCATGTCACCTTCATTGGTGGCATTTACCAGCTTGACCATCTTTTCCGGTACAACGTTTGCGACCACGGAGATAACTCCGCTTCCACCAAGGCACGTTATGGGCATGGTCAGTCCATCATCGCCGGATATGACATTAAAGTCCTCATCCATCGTATTTTCGATGATCTGTGAAACCTTGTCCAGATCGCCACTTGCTTCCTTGATGGCAACGATGTTATCAACTTTTGCAAGTTCGATGATGGCATCAAGTGGCATGTCCTGGCTTGTACGTGATGGTACGTTGTAAAGGACGATGGGCATTTCCACAGCGTCTGCGATAGCCTTAAAATGAGCAATAAGTCCTGCTTTGTTCGGTTTATTATAGTAAGGAGATATTACAAGAGCGCCAGCTGCCCCTGCATCTTCTGCATGCTTTGTCAGCTCTATTGCCTCTGCCGTATTGTTAGAACCGGTTCCGGCAAGAATAGGCACCTTTGCACAATCAACTGCGATATCAATAAGCTCCATGTGTTCCGCAGTGGACAATGTGGCTGATTCGCCAGTTGTCCCGCAAGCGGTAATTCCGGAAACTCCACCATTTTCGACAAATTCGATATTCTGCTGAAGACCTGTCTTGTCTATGGTGTCAGCTTTTGTGAAAGGAGTTATGATGGCAGGTAATACTCCTTCGAACATAAAGATCCACTTCCCGAAATTAGATCTTCTTTGGGTGTGTGATCTTACGTGTAACGTAGCCTGCGACACGGTTTCTGATGACCTTGCTCTCGATAGTTGTGTATTGTGAAACGAGAAGCTTGTTCTGGTCAAAGTCTGTTGTGAATACGTCTCCGTGGTTGTCGATCAGGCGAAATGCAATGTTCTTGATGTTTGTCTGTCTAATATTTCCCATTATATATCTCCAGTATAATTTAGATAGATATGATTAAGATTATCGCCATAATAGAAAACCTTTACATTTATATCTTTTGGATTGAGGGCACATCTTTCAGCTCTTCATTTGCTTGCATGTGGCCTATAGTGGCTTGCATGTACTTACTCTATGTCTGTTTTTCCCCAAAGTCGCTCCTGGGTGGTTGCATCATTGAAAACATTTTCGCGCACACCTTTGCGATTTATATAAAGGCCTATGAACACAATTACCAGTCCAAGTTCGGCATTAATGCCTACCAAGATGATGCCTGCAAGTATCACGGTAGATGCCACGAGTCCTTTAAGTGCGCCTTTCCTGTATGATGCCAGTCGTGTACGACGGAATATCCTGATGTCTCTCAGGGTCAGGAAAAGGACTACGCAATATGCTGCAATGGCTATGTATTGGTACATTTTTACCTTCCGTGTATTTTTGATATTTATGTCGATATCTTACTCATCTTCATACATTCCATGCATAAAATCCTTTGCCAGGCTGCATGCTATCTTATCAGCAATTGTATTTGGACAGCTAATAAGTGTGTTCCTTGTAATGTCCATAAACATTTTTAATAATGCCACTCATGAGCTTGACCGGTGAAAAACATTAAGATAATATTCCATGTGGATATGGACAGCTTCTATTCATCAGTAGAGGTTGCAGTAGACACGAATCTAAAAGGTCTGCCTGTAGTTGTCGGCTCTGATCCAATGAATGGTGAGGGCAGGGGTGTCGTCAGCACCTGTTCCTATGAGGCACGTGAATATGGTATACATTCGGCCATGCCTATCTCAAAGGCCTATCGTCTTTGTCCAAATGCTGTCTATCTCCGTGTAAATATGCCCCTTTACAAAAAGGTCTCCGCAAATATCATGGATATTCTAAGGAGTTACTCTTCTAAGTTCCAGCAAGTAAGTGTGGATGAAGCTTATCTTGATGTAACTGACCTTGTATCTGATTTTGATGCAGCGGCTGATCTTGCATTGAAGATAAAGGAGGAGGTCCATCTCAAAGAAGGGATCACCTGCTCTATAGGAGTAGCTCCTAACAAGTCCATTGCAAAGATAGCTTCTGATTACCAGAAACCCGATGGATTGACTGTGGTAAGGCCGGATGATGTGGGAAGTTTCCTGTTTCCACTGGATGTCTCCAGGATATCCGGCGTAGGCAAAAAGACCTCTTCCTTGCTTAACGGTATCGGCATCCGGACCATTGGTGATCTGGCAGGATATGATGTGCAGGCTCTGCGTGAACGTTTCGGTAAGTTTGGTCTTGTGATGCACCAGCTTGCAAATGGGTTGGATGATCGAAGTGTTATGGAAAGGGGGGATGTAAAATCGATCAGCAAGGAAGATACGTTTGACCGTGACACTTCTGATATGGATCTTGTGGAAAATGTGATCGATACTCTTTCAGAGAATGTACATACTTCCCTTTTGAAAAAGAAATACCTGTTCAAGACAGTTACCATAAAAGTGAGACTTGAAGACTTCACAACATACACAAGGGCAAAGACATTGGGCGCTTATTCAAATGATCTTTCTGCCATCAAAAGGACTTCAAAGGTGCTTCTTCAGGAATTCAGGGGCAGGGGCAAGCTCCGACTGGTGGGTGTTGGGGTTACTAAGCTTGATAAAATGGATGAAAAGCAAACGCGACTGACTGATTTTGTTTGATTTATGGGTAAAGCTGACTCAAATCTGCAATGCCTGTGGCGTATAATAATATCACGAGTACCGGTTGATGGAACAAATAGATCATCAATGATCTCTCTCCCATGTAACAGAGAGTTTTTACAGGCAAAAGGTCTGAAATATTCGGCATCCTGGATATCGGGGATGTCCTGTTGTAGTCTGGATATAATGAATTTCCCAGAAAGATTCCAAGGAGCAAAATTCCGAACCACGGGAAAAGTGGGAAGTAATCATATGAATGAAACCCGTCCGATCGAAGTCCAAGCCAGAAAAGCCATGTACTTCCTATGGCAAAGGTCTGCATCCACGATCCGATGACAATAACGGGTATGGCAAGCATGAGGTTTGCTACCTTATATCTTAGGAATGGGTATGCAAGGATGATGGCAACTCCGATGAAATGGAGTATGCCAAACACGATCACACCGTCCCTGAGGAAAATGTAGCTGCCAGCAGTTATGATCATTCCCCAGAGGAAAATCTTAACCCCCCTTTTTGTGTATTTCATGAGTCCGTTTTCTGGATCATGTATTCTCTTTTTTCTGGAATTACTAAGGGATAGTGAGATCCCGACGATTATTATGAACAGTATTGCACTGAGCCTTCCGAAAATGAATCCTGCTCCTGATGCGAGGTTGATATCATAGGCGCCCATGTGGTTGATATCGTATAGTAGATGAAATCCAACCATCATTATGATAGCTATGCCTCTTAGAAGGTCTATTTCCCAGAATCGTTCATGAAGTTCTGTCATCCGTTCCCCGGCTTATCAGAATTAAGTTATAATATCTAAAAAATGTATGTCAGAATAAATGCTAAAGTAAAAAAATATGGGTGCAAGTTATCACTCAGGTTTCTTTCTTTTCTTGCGGAATGCAGATGAGAGATCAACTGCGTATGTTCCGTCCTGTTTTATTGCCATCACAATTTCGTCACGCTCAAGAAGTGAGTTAAGGTTCAGTTCATAGGATCCAGGTCCGAGTATCCTTACGGATTCCACTCTTTCTCCTTCTTCCTCAACTACCTCTCTTTCCTGGTGCTCAATGCCAATGATGTCATCTATTTCCTTGATGAACTGGTCTGCGGGATCGGTTACTTCTGTCTCTTCTTTTTCAGGCAGCTCTTCAGCAACAGCATCTTCGATATCTGTTTCTGGTTCCATGTCCTTGACGTAGAGGAACTTGTTCCATCCACAGTTCGGACAGCCGCTTAGAATTACCTCGGCCCCGTCTTCAAATATTTTTTCGCATCGGGTACATTTGTGTGGCATCTATTCACCGATTCTCCTATTGGTTGTGATATATTTAAAGATTTATGGCACGAACTTGTTGGAAGATGGTCATATCTCTGGTAAATATTGCCAAAATCTAAATGCGGAAGCGTGATATGCGCAACCTTTATCTACCATCAAATCGTTGGGAGGGCTGCAAGCGTGAATACTCACTCTGAAGCGGGGTGGGGTAGCCAGGAGATCCCGACGGGCTCATAACCCGTAGACCGATGGTTCGAATCCATCCCCCGCTATAAACTTTCTTTCTGAGATTGTTTTGCTAAGAGATAACTTATTTCTCTTCGAGTTTTTTGTATTGTCGCTTTACTTCAATATCTTTGACATCCGGTCGTTCATCGTTGAACGGTTCGTTGTTATTGCGTTGGCAACCTTTATCTACCATCAAATCGTTAGAAGGGCTGCAAGCGTGAATACTCACTCTGAAGCGGGGTGGGGTAGCCAGGAGATCCCGACGGGCTCATAACCCGTAGACCGATGGTTCGAATCCATCCCCCGCTATATTCTTTCCTTTTGATATAAATCTGATAAGAGCTTTCTATGTGTTTTTCTTGTTCTTAGAGGCCTTTTTTCAAAAGGTTATTAAATAAAGATGGCATTTTTGTGTCAGGTCAATTTAATATTGCTACTTTCATATGAAAATTATACAGGATGATTC is part of the Methanococcoides orientis genome and harbors:
- a CDS encoding 30S ribosomal protein S17e; the protein is MGNIRQTNIKNIAFRLIDNHGDVFTTDFDQNKLLVSQYTTIESKVIRNRVAGYVTRKITHPKKI
- the pyrB gene encoding aspartate carbamoyltransferase — its product is MTFKDLHIISMKSFSRDMIDHILDTAEKLEPIASSKSKSDLLKGKVLAVMFFEPSTRTRMSFETAMMRLGGDVLSLGSVDASSIAKGETLADTIRVVEGYSNAIVLRHNKEGAAQLASEFSSVPIINAGDGAGHHPTQTFLDLYTIRRESHLDGLKIALAGDLKYGRTVHSLCYALSLYGAEITLVSPKELRMPAEIIDDLKSHNIKVRETDSIEEAISDVDVLYATRIQKERFPDPAEYRKVANSLQITPELLEKAKPELKVMHPLPRTNEIDPRVDGTPHACYFRQSFYGVPVRMALLALVMGALK
- the dapA gene encoding 4-hydroxy-tetrahydrodipicolinate synthase, yielding MFEGVLPAIITPFTKADTIDKTGLQQNIEFVENGGVSGITACGTTGESATLSTAEHMELIDIAVDCAKVPILAGTGSNNTAEAIELTKHAEDAGAAGALVISPYYNKPNKAGLIAHFKAIADAVEMPIVLYNVPSRTSQDMPLDAIIELAKVDNIVAIKEASGDLDKVSQIIENTMDEDFNVISGDDGLTMPITCLGGSGVISVVANVVPEKMVKLVNATNEGDMRTARQIHYEIAPLIRALFTETNPVPVKRAVELIGLNAGHLRLPLAPISSENEQTLISCLKGLGCI
- the dapB gene encoding 4-hydroxy-tetrahydrodipicolinate reductase is translated as MINAAVTGASGRMGKLLIENIIEMDGIQLSAAFDLVNIGKDVGEVAQLGKLDVEVSDVADMAIVLKESKTDVVIDFTIAAATVVNAPIVADAGVDLVIGTTGFSPEQRSIIEDAINRNNTTGIISPNYSMGVNVFFKILQETAKYLSDYDIEVIEAHHNQKKDAPSGTAMRAAEVISETLGGKDFVYGREGLAPREKEIGIHAVRGGDIVGDHTVLFAGGSERIEIKHQAHSRNAFASGAVKSAIWIANAEPGIYTMDDILGI
- a CDS encoding heparan-alpha-glucosaminide N-acetyltransferase, encoding MTELHERFWEIDLLRGIAIIMMVGFHLLYDINHMGAYDINLASGAGFIFGRLSAILFIIIVGISLSLSNSRKKRIHDPENGLMKYTKRGVKIFLWGMIITAGSYIFLRDGVIVFGILHFIGVAIILAYPFLRYKVANLMLAIPVIVIGSWMQTFAIGSTWLFWLGLRSDGFHSYDYFPLFPWFGILLLGIFLGNSLYPDYNRTSPISRMPNISDLLPVKTLCYMGERSLMIYLFHQPVLVILLYATGIADLSQLYP
- the dinB gene encoding DNA polymerase IV — protein: MKNIKIIFHVDMDSFYSSVEVAVDTNLKGLPVVVGSDPMNGEGRGVVSTCSYEAREYGIHSAMPISKAYRLCPNAVYLRVNMPLYKKVSANIMDILRSYSSKFQQVSVDEAYLDVTDLVSDFDAAADLALKIKEEVHLKEGITCSIGVAPNKSIAKIASDYQKPDGLTVVRPDDVGSFLFPLDVSRISGVGKKTSSLLNGIGIRTIGDLAGYDVQALRERFGKFGLVMHQLANGLDDRSVMERGDVKSISKEDTFDRDTSDMDLVENVIDTLSENVHTSLLKKKYLFKTVTIKVRLEDFTTYTRAKTLGAYSNDLSAIKRTSKVLLQEFRGRGKLRLVGVGVTKLDKMDEKQTRLTDFV
- a CDS encoding Zn-ribbon domain-containing protein yields the protein MPHKCTRCEKIFEDGAEVILSGCPNCGWNKFLYVKDMEPETDIEDAVAEELPEKEETEVTDPADQFIKEIDDIIGIEHQEREVVEEEGERVESVRILGPGSYELNLNSLLERDEIVMAIKQDGTYAVDLSSAFRKKRKKPE
- the pyrI gene encoding aspartate carbamoyltransferase regulatory subunit, producing MEETPIPEIRVHPIRNGTVIDHITAGQALNVLNILNIPNPSSGVVSIIINAPSVHGIKDVVKIEGRELNVEEVDRISLIAPKATINIIRNFEVSGKTHVHIPEKVSGVVKCINPNCISNSNEPVTSRFTVKPDGRKITLRCSYCERTISEDIGNHLL